The following coding sequences lie in one Polluticoccus soli genomic window:
- a CDS encoding TerC family protein, whose protein sequence is MEHLELLFQQIIDHPVPSLIVIVNLILIESLLSVDNAAVLATMVLDLPKDQRRKALKYGIIGAYVFRGICLLFASLLIKIWWFKPVGGIYLLILAIKHFMTTKKPTGDETLEVELEHKKESWLYRKTLGAFGPFWATVILVELMDLAFSIDNVIAANAYTRNIILIWIGVFIGILAMRFVAQGFVRLMEKYPFLDTCAYLVIAILGLKLTLSLFTHFSPCSQFALFLEGPQSCLESQGKHLPVGHHPTVLGDIITSILSMAVFFLPVLSSILFNFPKHHYEDKDHTHSANN, encoded by the coding sequence ATGGAACACCTGGAGTTACTCTTTCAGCAGATAATTGACCATCCTGTACCTTCCCTTATTGTCATCGTCAACCTGATACTGATCGAAAGCCTGCTGTCGGTAGATAATGCCGCCGTGCTGGCCACCATGGTGCTCGACCTGCCGAAAGACCAGCGACGCAAGGCCCTGAAGTACGGTATCATCGGTGCCTATGTCTTCCGCGGTATCTGTCTGCTGTTTGCTTCCCTGCTTATAAAGATCTGGTGGTTCAAGCCGGTGGGTGGCATCTACCTGTTGATACTTGCCATCAAACACTTCATGACCACCAAGAAACCTACCGGCGACGAGACGCTGGAGGTTGAATTGGAACACAAAAAGGAAAGCTGGCTCTATCGTAAAACGCTTGGTGCCTTCGGTCCTTTCTGGGCTACCGTGATACTAGTGGAGCTGATGGACCTTGCCTTCTCTATCGACAATGTTATTGCCGCCAATGCTTATACCCGAAACATCATCCTCATATGGATCGGCGTATTTATCGGGATACTTGCGATGCGGTTCGTAGCACAAGGCTTTGTGAGGCTGATGGAGAAATATCCTTTCCTTGATACTTGTGCTTACCTTGTCATCGCGATACTCGGCCTGAAGCTTACCCTGTCGTTATTTACTCATTTCAGTCCCTGCTCTCAATTTGCTTTGTTCCTTGAAGGACCGCAGTCTTGCCTGGAGTCACAAGGTAAACACTTGCCTGTTGGTCATCATCCTACCGTGTTGGGCGATATCATTACCTCGATACTGAGTATGGCGGTTTTCTTCCTGCCGGTATTGAGTTCGATTTTATTCAACTTTCCGAAGCATCACTACGAGGACAAAGACCATACGCATTCGGCGAATAACTAA